Part of the Cyanobium sp. ATX 6F1 genome is shown below.
CGGCCATGGAGCCACGCTGGTTATTGGCGCAGAGGTTGGTGCCCTCGCAGGGGTCCACGGCGAAATCCACCCCCGGGCCGGTGCCGCTGCCCACATCCTCGCCGATGTAGAGCATCGGGGCCTCGTCGCGCTCCCCTTCGCCGATCACGATGCGTCCCTGCATCTGGATCTGGCCCATGCGCTTGCGCATGGCCTCCACGGCGGCGGCGTCGGCTTCGTCTTTCATTCCCAGGCCCGTCAACTCGGCCGAGGCGATGGCGGCCTGTTCAACGACTTCGAGAATTTCCTGGATGAGGGTGCGATCCACGGCAGTCCGGCAGGGTGGGGGAGAAAGGGGCGTCAACGAGAAGAGCAGCGACCCAGCCAGGCCCTGTCGAGTCCGCTGGCGGAATCGTCAGGATCCTGGCGTGGCAATGCTTCTCAAGCTTGAAGCGGGGCTCACTGTATCAGTGGCGACGACCGCTCCATACAATCAGTGGGCTCCCTCGCCCCGGTGGCACCTTCGATGAGCACCAAGCCCCTGGTGATCGCCCCGTCGATCCTCTCCGCAGATTTTTCCCGCCTCGGTGACGATGTGCGTGCCGTCGACGAGGCCGGTGCCGACTGGATCCACGTGGATGTGATGGACGGCCGCTTCGTTCCCAACATCACGATCGGCCCCTTGATCGTTGAAGCGCTTCGGCCGGTCACCGCCAAGCCCCTGGACGTGCATCTGATGATCGTCGAGCCGGAGCGCTATGTGGCCGACTTCGCGAAGGCCGGCGCTGATTTCATCTCCGTCCAGGTGGAAGCCTGCCCGCATCTGCACCGCAACCTCAGCCAGATCAAGGACCTGGGCAAACAGGCCGGCGCCGTGCTCAACCCCGGCACCCCCCTCGACACCCTCCAGTACTGCCTGGAGCTGTGCGATCTGGTGCTGATCATGAGCGTCAACCCTGGATTCGGTGGACAGAGCTTCATCCCCTCGGCGGTGGAGAAGGTGCGCAGCCTGCGCCGGATGTGCGATGAGAAGGGGCTTGATCCCTGGATCGAGGTGGATGGTGGCCTCAAGGGCAGCAATGCCTGGCAGGTGATCGAAGCGGGCGCCAATGCGATCGTGTCGGGCTCGGGTGTGTTCAACCAGCCCAGCTATGCCGAGGCGATTGCAGGCATCCGCAACAGCCGCCGTCCCCAGGCGGTTCACGCCTGAACCAAGGCCCAGAGACAACACAGATCATTCCGGTGATCCGGGAGCTGCTCCTGGGTCACCTGTTCGTTCAATTCTTGAAGACCTGCTGCCTGATTTCCAGCCACAGGTCTGCCACCACCTGCCATCAGCTGAAGGCCCAAGGGCCTGTTGTCCGCTTTGCTGCCGGTGCTTCGCCCAATCCTGCGGGGTTCCTGAACCAAGCCGCCCTGCGGCTGCGGCTGCGGCTTCGCCTCAGGCGCTCAGGAACCAGCCGTAGCTGTGCAGGCCGATGCCCAGCAGGTTGACGCCGATGTAGCAGACGACGATCACCACCAGACCGGCCACGGCCACCAGGGCGGGCCGGCGTCCCTGCCAGCCGCGGCTCAGGCGGGTGTGCAGATAGGCCGCGTAGACCAGCCAGCAGATCAGGGCCCAGGTTTCCTTCGGATCCCAGCTCCACCAGCTGCCCCAGGCCTCGTTGGCCCAGACCGCGCCACTCACCAGGCCGACGGTCAACAACAGGAAGCCCACGGTGATCGTGCGGTAGCTGAGGCTGTCCAGTTGTTCGCTGACGCTGATGGCCACGCTCGAGAGCTCAAGGCCTGCCCCCTCAGCCGTGGCCAGCTGGGCCTGGCGGTAGCCGCCGCTTCCGATCGAGCTGCTGCGCAACTCCAGCTGCTGGCCACGACCGGTGAACAGTACGGCGAGCGAGAGCAGGGAGCCCACCAGCAGAGCCGCGTAGCTGACCATGATCACGCTCACG
Proteins encoded:
- the rpe gene encoding ribulose-phosphate 3-epimerase produces the protein MSTKPLVIAPSILSADFSRLGDDVRAVDEAGADWIHVDVMDGRFVPNITIGPLIVEALRPVTAKPLDVHLMIVEPERYVADFAKAGADFISVQVEACPHLHRNLSQIKDLGKQAGAVLNPGTPLDTLQYCLELCDLVLIMSVNPGFGGQSFIPSAVEKVRSLRRMCDEKGLDPWIEVDGGLKGSNAWQVIEAGANAIVSGSGVFNQPSYAEAIAGIRNSRRPQAVHA
- the ccsB gene encoding c-type cytochrome biogenesis protein CcsB produces the protein MNDPVIALGLTAFGLLLLALPLAFWDVSTGRSGPAVRLMVASANLALTAQLVLRWWDSGHFPISNLYESLCFLAWACTLTQLLVQRSWPSPLVAAASTPMGLGCVAFASFALPDTLQQASPLVPALRSSWLIMHVSVIMVSYAALLVGSLLSLAVLFTGRGQQLELRSSSIGSGGYRQAQLATAEGAGLELSSVAISVSEQLDSLSYRTITVGFLLLTVGLVSGAVWANEAWGSWWSWDPKETWALICWLVYAAYLHTRLSRGWQGRRPALVAVAGLVVIVVCYIGVNLLGIGLHSYGWFLSA